The Diprion similis isolate iyDipSimi1 chromosome 11, iyDipSimi1.1, whole genome shotgun sequence genome includes a region encoding these proteins:
- the LOC124412510 gene encoding nuclear pore complex protein Nup58 isoform X4 codes for MSKFGFGTPATGTTTTTFGFGNQKPAPAFSTATPSFAATPAATGSLAFGTATSGTSSTPNFGFGSTAGTSTTSQASRLFGSGGTAITSVSSGLFSSPIVSAAPTAGLSFGTPAATTGLNFGTSVSTQPTSTPNFGTTTTTGSSLFGAAPVGGLFGAKAVNSAAPAATTNVQGLGGVDVSANKPGSTQGSSSPTAAKENLIPNELTQTIENFKTFIKTQKSFTSDIARGSVRPLNRCAEDTASLMELLTTLAGSVQRDRSLADKLKQDTAKALQNAEIAQRTHDTPAGLQYENNAPLLFFMELADTFEQDLLLFRSQIESTEKHIHTMVTPKTLTPQELTMAMSKLHESLIAVAGKLQGVHSKVQHQKEQYLNLRKYVLKDSSNVFEDSKLNGKMSRINSGKINSGPTPFGPGNKSFLSSTNLNTSRPPNYGTANPLGLAGI; via the exons ATGTCGAAATTTGGATTTGGCACTCCTGCTACCGGCACCACGACAACAACCTTTGGATTTGGCAACCAAAA ACCAGCTCCAGCTTTTTCAACGGCCACACCGTCGTTTGCAGCGACGCCAGCTGCAACTGGCAGCTTAGCCTTCGGTACAGCCACGTCTGGAACATCATCTACTCCAAATTTTGGATTCGGTAGCACAGCGGGTACTTCGACCACTTCACAAGCCTCAAGGCTTTTCGGATCTGGAGGAACAGCCATAACGAGTGTATCTTCAggtttattttcatctccgaTTGTCTCGGCAGCCCCGACTGCTGGCCTTAGTTTTGGTACCCCCGCTGCTACGACAGGACTGAATTTTGGGACTAGTGTCAGCACTCAACCAACCAGCACTCCAAATTTTGGAACCACTACAACCACAGGTT CATCTCTTTTTGGCGCTGCACCTGTCGGTGGTTTGTTTGGTGCTAAAGCGGTGAACTCAGCCGCTCCGGCGGCAACTACTAATGTCCAGGGGCTTGGCGGCGTTGATGTTTCTGCCAACAAACCAGGTTCAACTCAAGGAAGTAGTAGCCCAACGGCAGCCAAGGAAAACCTCATACCCAATGAACTTACACAAACTATTGAAAACTTCAA AACATTTATCAAGACGCAGAAGTCATTCACTTCGGACATAGCTCGGGGTTCTGTTAGGCCTTTAAATCGCTGCGCCGAAGACACAGCGTCGTTGATGGAACTCTTAACGACTCTCGCTGGTTCGGTACAGCGAGATCGTTCCTTGGCAGACAAATTGAAACAGGATACAGCAAAAGCTTTACAAAATGCAGAAATTGCACAACGAACACACGATACACCAGCAGGACTGCAATATGAGAACAATGCGCCGTTGCTGTTCTTTATGGAACTTGCCGATACTTTTGAACAAGATTTATTACTATTCAGGTCACAGATAGAATCCACTGAAAAACATATACACACTATGGTGACACCAAAGACATTAACTCCACAGG AACTAACAATGGCGATGAGCAAGCTTCACGAATCATTGATAGCAGTCGCGGGAAAGCTGCAAGGTGTACATTCTAAGGTTCAACATCAAAAAGAACAATATCTCaatttgaggaaatacgttttaAAAGATAGTTCCAACGTATTCGAAGACAGCAAGTTAAACGGAAAAATGAGCAGGATCAACTCTGGAAAAATCAACAGTGGTCCTACTCCATTTGGTCCAG gaaacaaaagttttttatcCTCAACAAACCTAAATACCAGCAGACCACCAAACTATGGAACAGCGAACCCTTTAG GTCTTGCAGGGATTTAG
- the LOC124412510 gene encoding nuclear pore complex protein Nup58 isoform X6: MSKFGFGTPATGTTTTTFGFGNQKPAPAFSTATPSFAATPAATGSLAFGTATSGTSSTPNFGFGSTAGTSTTSQASRLFGSGGTAITSVSSGLFSSPIVSAAPTAGLSFGTPAATTGLNFGTSVSTQPTSTPNFGTTTTTGSSLFGAAPVGGLFGAKAVNSAAPAATTNVQGLGGVDVSANKPGSTQGSSSPTAAKENLIPNELTQTIENFKTFIKTQKSFTSDIARGSVRPLNRCAEDTASLMELLTTLAGSVQRDRSLADKLKQDTAKALQNAEIAQRTHDTPAGLQYENNAPLLFFMELADTFEQDLLLFRSQIESTEKHIHTMVTPKTLTPQELTMAMSKLHESLIAVAGKLQGVHSKVQHQKEQYLNLRKYVLKDSSNVFEDSKLNGKMSRINSGKINSGPTPFGPGNKSFLSSTNLNTSRPPNYGTANPLGK; encoded by the exons ATGTCGAAATTTGGATTTGGCACTCCTGCTACCGGCACCACGACAACAACCTTTGGATTTGGCAACCAAAA ACCAGCTCCAGCTTTTTCAACGGCCACACCGTCGTTTGCAGCGACGCCAGCTGCAACTGGCAGCTTAGCCTTCGGTACAGCCACGTCTGGAACATCATCTACTCCAAATTTTGGATTCGGTAGCACAGCGGGTACTTCGACCACTTCACAAGCCTCAAGGCTTTTCGGATCTGGAGGAACAGCCATAACGAGTGTATCTTCAggtttattttcatctccgaTTGTCTCGGCAGCCCCGACTGCTGGCCTTAGTTTTGGTACCCCCGCTGCTACGACAGGACTGAATTTTGGGACTAGTGTCAGCACTCAACCAACCAGCACTCCAAATTTTGGAACCACTACAACCACAGGTT CATCTCTTTTTGGCGCTGCACCTGTCGGTGGTTTGTTTGGTGCTAAAGCGGTGAACTCAGCCGCTCCGGCGGCAACTACTAATGTCCAGGGGCTTGGCGGCGTTGATGTTTCTGCCAACAAACCAGGTTCAACTCAAGGAAGTAGTAGCCCAACGGCAGCCAAGGAAAACCTCATACCCAATGAACTTACACAAACTATTGAAAACTTCAA AACATTTATCAAGACGCAGAAGTCATTCACTTCGGACATAGCTCGGGGTTCTGTTAGGCCTTTAAATCGCTGCGCCGAAGACACAGCGTCGTTGATGGAACTCTTAACGACTCTCGCTGGTTCGGTACAGCGAGATCGTTCCTTGGCAGACAAATTGAAACAGGATACAGCAAAAGCTTTACAAAATGCAGAAATTGCACAACGAACACACGATACACCAGCAGGACTGCAATATGAGAACAATGCGCCGTTGCTGTTCTTTATGGAACTTGCCGATACTTTTGAACAAGATTTATTACTATTCAGGTCACAGATAGAATCCACTGAAAAACATATACACACTATGGTGACACCAAAGACATTAACTCCACAGG AACTAACAATGGCGATGAGCAAGCTTCACGAATCATTGATAGCAGTCGCGGGAAAGCTGCAAGGTGTACATTCTAAGGTTCAACATCAAAAAGAACAATATCTCaatttgaggaaatacgttttaAAAGATAGTTCCAACGTATTCGAAGACAGCAAGTTAAACGGAAAAATGAGCAGGATCAACTCTGGAAAAATCAACAGTGGTCCTACTCCATTTGGTCCAG gaaacaaaagttttttatcCTCAACAAACCTAAATACCAGCAGACCACCAAACTATGGAACAGCGAACCCTTTAGGTAAATAG
- the LOC124412510 gene encoding nuclear pore complex protein Nup58 isoform X5, whose protein sequence is MSKFGFGTPATGTTTTTFGFGNQKPAPAFSTATPSFAATPAATGSLAFGTATSGTSSTPNFGFGSTAGTSTTSQASRLFGSGGTAITSVSSGLFSSPIVSAAPTAGLSFGTPAATTGLNFGTSVSTQPTSTPNFGTTTTTGSSLFGAAPVGGLFGAKAVNSAAPAATTNVQGLGGVDVSANKPGSTQGSSSPTAAKENLIPNELTQTIENFKTFIKTQKSFTSDIARGSVRPLNRCAEDTASLMELLTTLAGSVQRDRSLADKLKQDTAKALQNAEIAQRTHDTPAGLQYENNAPLLFFMELADTFEQDLLLFRSQIESTEKHIHTMVTPKTLTPQELTMAMSKLHESLIAVAGKLQGVHSKVQHQKEQYLNLRKYVLKDSSNVFEDSKLNGKMSRINSGKINSGPTPFGPGNKSFLSSTNLNTSRPPNYGTANPLGKK, encoded by the exons ATGTCGAAATTTGGATTTGGCACTCCTGCTACCGGCACCACGACAACAACCTTTGGATTTGGCAACCAAAA ACCAGCTCCAGCTTTTTCAACGGCCACACCGTCGTTTGCAGCGACGCCAGCTGCAACTGGCAGCTTAGCCTTCGGTACAGCCACGTCTGGAACATCATCTACTCCAAATTTTGGATTCGGTAGCACAGCGGGTACTTCGACCACTTCACAAGCCTCAAGGCTTTTCGGATCTGGAGGAACAGCCATAACGAGTGTATCTTCAggtttattttcatctccgaTTGTCTCGGCAGCCCCGACTGCTGGCCTTAGTTTTGGTACCCCCGCTGCTACGACAGGACTGAATTTTGGGACTAGTGTCAGCACTCAACCAACCAGCACTCCAAATTTTGGAACCACTACAACCACAGGTT CATCTCTTTTTGGCGCTGCACCTGTCGGTGGTTTGTTTGGTGCTAAAGCGGTGAACTCAGCCGCTCCGGCGGCAACTACTAATGTCCAGGGGCTTGGCGGCGTTGATGTTTCTGCCAACAAACCAGGTTCAACTCAAGGAAGTAGTAGCCCAACGGCAGCCAAGGAAAACCTCATACCCAATGAACTTACACAAACTATTGAAAACTTCAA AACATTTATCAAGACGCAGAAGTCATTCACTTCGGACATAGCTCGGGGTTCTGTTAGGCCTTTAAATCGCTGCGCCGAAGACACAGCGTCGTTGATGGAACTCTTAACGACTCTCGCTGGTTCGGTACAGCGAGATCGTTCCTTGGCAGACAAATTGAAACAGGATACAGCAAAAGCTTTACAAAATGCAGAAATTGCACAACGAACACACGATACACCAGCAGGACTGCAATATGAGAACAATGCGCCGTTGCTGTTCTTTATGGAACTTGCCGATACTTTTGAACAAGATTTATTACTATTCAGGTCACAGATAGAATCCACTGAAAAACATATACACACTATGGTGACACCAAAGACATTAACTCCACAGG AACTAACAATGGCGATGAGCAAGCTTCACGAATCATTGATAGCAGTCGCGGGAAAGCTGCAAGGTGTACATTCTAAGGTTCAACATCAAAAAGAACAATATCTCaatttgaggaaatacgttttaAAAGATAGTTCCAACGTATTCGAAGACAGCAAGTTAAACGGAAAAATGAGCAGGATCAACTCTGGAAAAATCAACAGTGGTCCTACTCCATTTGGTCCAG gaaacaaaagttttttatcCTCAACAAACCTAAATACCAGCAGACCACCAAACTATGGAACAGCGAACCCTTTAG GAAAAAAGTAG